The proteins below are encoded in one region of Flavobacterium sp. IMCC34852:
- a CDS encoding Ppx/GppA phosphatase family protein — MISIKKYAAIDIGSNAMRLLITNIVEQKDKETQFNKSALIRVPIRLGQDAFTVGEISEENIDRMVDAMKAFKLLMKVYKVEKYKACATSAMREAYNGKEVANTIREKCDIDIDIIDGKIEATIIASSDLHSFLKTDQTYLYVDVGGGSTEFSLFSDGKMIVSKSFKIGTVRLLNNMVSDIVWEEIEKWIKTNTAEYENVILIGSGGNINKLFKLSGKMQDKPLSYLYLNSQYQYLNSLTYEQRIAELALNTDRADVIIPATRVYLNAMKWSGARQLFVPKIGLADGIVKAMYQETI; from the coding sequence ATGATATCCATTAAAAAATATGCCGCAATTGATATTGGTTCCAATGCCATGCGATTGCTCATTACCAATATTGTAGAACAAAAAGACAAAGAAACCCAATTCAATAAAAGTGCCTTGATTCGGGTGCCAATTCGTCTCGGGCAAGATGCTTTCACCGTAGGCGAAATCTCAGAGGAAAATATAGATCGAATGGTAGATGCCATGAAGGCTTTTAAACTCTTGATGAAAGTTTACAAAGTGGAAAAATACAAAGCTTGTGCCACATCGGCCATGCGTGAAGCCTATAATGGAAAAGAAGTTGCCAATACCATTCGTGAAAAATGCGATATCGATATTGACATCATCGACGGTAAAATCGAAGCTACCATTATCGCTTCTTCTGATTTACACAGTTTCCTGAAAACAGACCAAACTTATTTATATGTAGATGTTGGCGGCGGAAGCACCGAATTCTCTCTTTTCAGTGACGGAAAAATGATCGTTTCTAAATCTTTTAAAATCGGAACCGTTCGTTTGTTAAATAATATGGTAAGCGACATCGTTTGGGAAGAAATAGAAAAATGGATTAAAACAAATACTGCCGAATACGAAAATGTTATTCTAATTGGTTCCGGTGGCAACATCAATAAGTTGTTCAAATTGTCAGGCAAGATGCAAGACAAACCGCTGTCTTATTTATACCTGAATTCTCAGTACCAATATTTAAACTCATTGACCTACGAGCAAAGAATCGCCGAGTTAGCTTTAAACACCGACCGTGCCGACGTAATTATTCCGGCAACACGTGTGTATTTGAATGCTATGAAATGGAGCGGAGCGCGTCAATTGTTTGTACCGAAAATTGGTTTGGCCGACGGCATTGTAAAAGCAATGTATCAGGAAACGATTTAA
- a CDS encoding DNA polymerase III subunit gamma/tau, with protein MEVRSVETTKIIEKAESTTQHTEEVVVQPTTDNQQPTTDNQQPTTENVEPTTRNSQPTTKVSALSLASIRAKKEMAEAQKSVVKDTVHLPSEPFTETEMLEQWLKYAQRMEDKGYRIVASLLTINDPILDGTTIIHELPNESSKIDFEKEKPELLGYLRGKLHNHDITINVKVNETLVVKRAFTNQDKYNRLVEINPNLELLKKMFDLDV; from the coding sequence TTGGAAGTACGAAGTGTGGAGACTACTAAAATAATTGAGAAAGCAGAAAGCACAACGCAGCATACAGAAGAAGTTGTAGTTCAACCGACAACTGACAACCAACAACCGACAACCGACAACCAACAACCGACAACCGAGAACGTAGAACCTACAACCCGGAATTCTCAACCTACAACCAAAGTTTCCGCCTTATCCCTTGCCAGTATTCGTGCGAAGAAAGAAATGGCTGAAGCGCAAAAATCGGTGGTGAAAGACACGGTGCATTTGCCTAGCGAACCATTTACAGAAACCGAAATGCTCGAGCAATGGTTGAAATATGCACAGCGCATGGAAGATAAAGGGTATCGCATTGTGGCTTCACTTTTGACCATCAATGATCCGATATTGGACGGAACCACTATCATTCACGAGTTGCCGAATGAGAGTTCGAAAATAGATTTTGAAAAAGAAAAACCGGAACTTTTAGGTTATTTGCGGGGTAAACTGCATAACCATGACATTACTATTAATGTGAAAGTCAACGAAACTTTAGTGGTAAAAAGGGCTTTTACCAACCAAGACAAATACAATCGTTTGGTAGAAATCAACCCGAATTTAGAGTTGTTGAAAAAGATGTTTGATTTGGATGTTTAG
- the dnaX gene encoding DNA polymerase III subunit gamma/tau, with amino-acid sequence MEQFVVSARKYRPQTFKDVVGQQAITNTLLNAIENNHLASALLFTGPRGVGKTTCARILARKINQPGYDDPFEDFAFNVFELDAASNNSVDDIRNLIDQVRIPPQTGQYKVYIIDEVHMLSSAAFNAFLKTLEEPPKHAIFILATTEKHKIIPTILSRCQIFDFKRITVKDAKEHLAEVATSQGVVFEDDALHIIAQKADGAMRDALSIFDRVVSFCGNNLTRQAVTENLNVLDYETYINMTDLILENKIPEVLLAYNDILSKGFDGHHFIAGLASHFRDLLVAKNPATLSLLEMGEAAQQLYGQQSQKASQEFLLKGIDLANDCDLKYKVSQNQRLLVELTLMQISSITFDGEKKKLSL; translated from the coding sequence ATGGAACAATTTGTAGTATCAGCCCGAAAGTATCGTCCGCAAACGTTTAAAGACGTTGTTGGACAACAGGCTATTACCAATACTTTGCTCAATGCCATAGAAAACAATCACTTGGCTTCTGCCCTATTGTTTACCGGTCCGCGTGGTGTTGGTAAAACCACTTGTGCGCGTATTTTGGCCCGAAAGATAAACCAACCCGGTTATGATGATCCGTTTGAGGATTTTGCTTTTAATGTCTTCGAATTGGATGCTGCTTCTAACAACTCGGTGGATGATATTCGAAACCTGATTGACCAAGTTAGAATCCCGCCACAAACCGGACAATACAAAGTGTATATCATTGACGAGGTGCATATGTTGTCTTCGGCTGCTTTCAATGCGTTTTTGAAAACCTTGGAAGAACCGCCTAAGCATGCCATATTCATTTTGGCCACGACCGAAAAACACAAAATCATTCCGACTATCTTATCGCGTTGTCAAATTTTCGATTTCAAGCGCATAACCGTTAAAGATGCTAAAGAACATTTGGCGGAAGTGGCGACCAGTCAAGGCGTAGTTTTTGAAGACGATGCTTTGCACATTATTGCGCAAAAAGCCGATGGTGCGATGCGTGATGCGTTATCGATTTTTGACCGTGTGGTTTCTTTTTGCGGAAATAATTTGACAAGACAAGCCGTTACGGAGAACTTGAACGTTCTGGATTACGAGACTTATATTAATATGACCGATTTGATTTTGGAAAATAAAATTCCCGAAGTTTTATTGGCGTATAATGATATTTTATCCAAAGGTTTTGACGGACATCATTTTATTGCCGGATTGGCTTCGCATTTCAGGGATTTATTGGTAGCCAAAAATCCGGCGACACTTTCTTTATTAGAAATGGGTGAAGCGGCACAACAACTCTACGGACAACAATCGCAAAAAGCTTCACAAGAATTTCTTTTGAAAGGAATTGACTTGGCGAATGATTGTGATTTAAAATACAAAGTTTCCCAAAACCAACGCCTGTTGGTTGAACTCACGCTGATGCAAATAAGCTCTATCACTTTTGATGGAGAAAAAAAAAAGCTGAGTTTATAA
- the rsmD gene encoding 16S rRNA (guanine(966)-N(2))-methyltransferase RsmD: MRIISGKYKGRRIAPPKNLPVRPTTDMSKEALFNVLNNHFNFSELKILELFAGTGSISYEFASRGCSPILCVDGDMGCVTFIKKTAKEFDFDITAIKSDVFKFLEKHKGNYDIIFADPPYGMSQKEFETIIELIFERELLDEEGMLVVEHSKYTKLDHMANYSFQKNYGGSVFTFFEFESNDEESDDMETEEE; the protein is encoded by the coding sequence ATGAGAATCATCTCGGGCAAATACAAAGGTCGCAGAATAGCACCGCCGAAAAACCTTCCGGTTCGTCCGACTACAGATATGAGTAAGGAAGCGTTGTTTAATGTGCTCAACAATCATTTCAACTTTTCTGAACTAAAAATATTAGAACTTTTTGCCGGTACGGGAAGTATCAGTTATGAGTTTGCTTCGCGAGGTTGTTCCCCAATATTGTGTGTTGACGGCGATATGGGTTGTGTGACTTTCATCAAAAAAACCGCTAAGGAATTTGACTTTGATATTACCGCTATTAAAAGCGATGTGTTTAAGTTTTTAGAAAAACACAAAGGCAACTATGACATCATTTTTGCCGATCCGCCTTATGGCATGTCTCAAAAAGAATTTGAAACAATCATCGAACTGATTTTTGAAAGAGAATTACTGGATGAAGAAGGCATGTTAGTCGTTGAACATTCAAAATACACCAAACTAGATCACATGGCAAATTATTCGTTCCAAAAAAACTATGGCGGTTCGGTGTTTACTTTCTTTGAGTTTGAAAGCAATGACGAGGAGTCAGACGATATGGAAACTGAAGAAGAGTAA
- a CDS encoding DUF3822 family protein: protein MYQNTSVTDKTYRKLAIQVSLNGLSFATFDTILHKPLTLKTISMGKVNVTSKIEDLLGEAFQTHAELKAGYDEIVVVHSNNLSTFVPTALFDEDYLGSYLQFNTKVFETDFFAFDELANFEMNNVYIPYVNMNNYFIDQFGTFDYKHANSILVQKLLEVSKNNEERKMFVHVSDNHFEIVIVQNQKLQLFNTFDYKTPEDFIYYILFAAEQLHLNPEHFKMELLGKITEGDALYDIVYKYVRNVALFEVSSMQNQFTEAENREHFILLHS, encoded by the coding sequence ATGTATCAAAACACCAGCGTTACCGACAAAACTTACCGAAAACTGGCGATTCAAGTTTCCTTGAATGGCTTGTCGTTTGCGACTTTTGATACTATTCTCCATAAACCTTTGACGCTGAAAACCATTTCAATGGGAAAGGTTAATGTGACTTCTAAAATTGAAGATTTATTGGGTGAAGCTTTTCAAACGCATGCCGAACTCAAAGCCGGTTATGACGAGATTGTCGTTGTACACAGTAACAATCTGTCTACTTTTGTACCAACGGCTTTGTTTGACGAAGACTATTTAGGCAGTTATTTGCAATTCAACACCAAAGTTTTTGAAACCGATTTTTTTGCGTTTGACGAATTGGCGAACTTTGAAATGAATAACGTTTACATTCCGTATGTGAATATGAACAACTATTTTATTGATCAATTTGGGACTTTTGATTACAAACATGCCAACAGTATTCTGGTTCAAAAATTATTGGAAGTTTCGAAAAACAATGAAGAGCGCAAGATGTTTGTGCATGTCAGCGACAACCATTTTGAAATTGTGATTGTACAAAATCAGAAGCTGCAGCTTTTCAATACGTTTGATTATAAAACGCCTGAAGATTTTATTTACTACATCTTATTCGCTGCGGAACAACTGCATTTGAATCCGGAACATTTTAAAATGGAATTGTTAGGCAAAATTACCGAAGGCGATGCGCTTTACGATATCGTTTATAAATATGTGCGCAACGTTGCTTTGTTTGAGGTGAGTTCGATGCAAAATCAATTCACCGAAGCTGAAAACCGCGAGCACTTTATCCTATTACACTCATGA
- a CDS encoding ATP-dependent DNA helicase, translated as MTSSQFYSLLRQQFPFQPTVKQDIFFQQIANFVTNSNKNELFVLKGYAGTGKTTVISAIVNNLGAANRKYVLLAPTGRAAKVIANYSNKAAFTIHKKIYYPKKGKNGGMSFTLKENKHTNTIFIVDESSMISDVNTEAKLYENGSLLDDLMAYVYNGNNCKLILLGDTAQLPPVQLEVSPALNTDALSMHYNKEVYSIELDEVMRQEEKSGILFNATELREILKSSFVDTFQFNLKGFKDIVRLSDGFDIQDAIQSAYSNYSIEDTCFIVRSNKRANQYNQQIRTKILDKESELSVGDYLMVVKNNYFWLKETDEAGFIANGDIVEVLEIFNFKELYGFKFAKVKLRMVDYPNQRPIETILLLDTITSESPSLTYEESNRLYQEVMKDYEGEAQYRKFLKVKNNEYFNALQVKFSYAITCHKSQGGQWNTVFIEQPYLPNGIDVDYVRWLYTAVTRAKDKLYLIGFKEESFLEN; from the coding sequence ATGACTTCCAGCCAGTTTTACAGCCTTTTACGCCAACAGTTTCCGTTTCAGCCGACTGTAAAACAGGATATTTTCTTTCAGCAGATTGCTAATTTTGTGACCAACAGTAATAAAAACGAATTGTTTGTTTTAAAAGGTTACGCCGGAACCGGAAAAACTACAGTCATTTCAGCTATAGTTAATAATTTGGGTGCAGCCAACAGAAAATATGTATTGTTGGCACCAACCGGCCGCGCCGCTAAAGTCATCGCTAATTATTCGAACAAGGCAGCTTTTACCATTCACAAGAAAATTTATTATCCTAAAAAAGGGAAAAATGGCGGAATGTCTTTCACATTAAAGGAGAATAAACACACCAATACTATTTTTATAGTCGATGAATCTTCGATGATTTCTGATGTGAATACCGAAGCCAAATTGTATGAAAACGGTTCGTTGCTTGATGATTTAATGGCCTATGTTTATAACGGCAACAATTGTAAATTAATTCTTCTGGGCGATACCGCTCAGTTGCCACCGGTACAGTTAGAGGTCAGTCCGGCACTCAATACCGATGCACTTTCCATGCATTACAATAAGGAAGTTTATTCAATTGAGTTGGACGAAGTAATGCGTCAGGAAGAAAAATCGGGAATTTTATTCAATGCTACCGAACTGCGAGAAATTTTGAAAAGCAGTTTTGTAGACACTTTTCAGTTCAATCTAAAAGGTTTCAAAGACATTGTTCGTTTGAGCGATGGTTTTGATATTCAAGACGCCATTCAAAGCGCCTACAGTAATTACAGTATTGAAGACACTTGTTTTATAGTGCGTTCCAATAAAAGAGCAAACCAATACAACCAGCAAATTCGAACCAAAATACTCGATAAAGAAAGCGAACTTTCGGTAGGCGATTATTTGATGGTGGTGAAGAACAATTATTTTTGGCTCAAAGAAACTGATGAAGCCGGATTTATTGCCAATGGCGATATAGTAGAAGTGTTGGAGATTTTCAATTTCAAAGAGTTGTACGGATTTAAATTTGCCAAAGTCAAACTCCGAATGGTTGATTATCCGAACCAAAGGCCTATTGAAACCATCTTATTGTTAGATACCATCACCAGCGAATCGCCATCATTGACATACGAAGAAAGCAATCGTTTGTACCAAGAAGTAATGAAAGATTACGAAGGCGAAGCCCAATACCGCAAATTCTTGAAAGTCAAAAACAACGAGTATTTCAACGCACTGCAAGTGAAATTCTCTTATGCCATAACGTGTCACAAGTCGCAAGGCGGACAATGGAATACGGTTTTTATCGAACAACCTTATTTGCCCAACGGCATTGATGTTGATTATGTACGTTGGTTATACACTGCCGTTACTCGTGCGAAAGATAAGTTGTATTTGATTGGGTTTAAAGAGGAGAGTTTTCTGGAAAATTAA
- the kdsB gene encoding 3-deoxy-manno-octulosonate cytidylyltransferase, with amino-acid sequence MKIIAVIPARYASTRFPAKLMQDLGGKTVILRTYEAAVGTGLFQDVFVVTDSILIYDEIINHGGKAIMSVKEHESGSDRIAEAVEHLDVDIVVNVQGDEPFINKEPLAKVIEVFRNDFEQKVDLASLMFEITDQDEINNPNNVKVVTDQNGFALYFSRSVIPYPREVNVGVRYMKHIGIYAFRKEALLAFYHLPMKSLEASEKLEQLRYLEFGKRIKMVETTHVGIGIDTPEDLEKARKML; translated from the coding sequence ATGAAAATCATCGCCGTTATTCCAGCCCGTTATGCCTCCACCCGTTTTCCTGCCAAGTTGATGCAGGATTTAGGAGGGAAAACCGTTATTCTTCGCACTTATGAAGCGGCAGTTGGTACCGGTTTGTTTCAGGATGTTTTTGTGGTGACGGATTCGATTTTGATTTATGACGAAATCATCAACCACGGGGGTAAAGCCATTATGAGTGTTAAAGAGCACGAAAGTGGTAGTGACCGAATAGCAGAAGCGGTCGAACATTTAGATGTTGATATAGTAGTGAATGTTCAAGGAGATGAACCGTTCATTAACAAAGAACCTTTAGCCAAAGTGATTGAAGTTTTCAGAAATGATTTTGAGCAGAAAGTCGATTTGGCTTCTTTAATGTTTGAAATTACGGATCAAGATGAAATTAACAATCCGAATAACGTAAAAGTGGTAACCGACCAAAATGGTTTTGCCTTATACTTTTCGCGCTCGGTAATTCCGTATCCGCGTGAAGTAAATGTAGGCGTTCGTTATATGAAACACATTGGGATTTACGCCTTCCGCAAAGAAGCACTTTTGGCATTCTATCATTTGCCTATGAAATCTTTAGAAGCTTCCGAAAAGTTGGAACAATTGCGCTATTTAGAATTCGGCAAAAGAATCAAAATGGTAGAAACCACGCACGTTGGTATCGGAATTGATACGCCCGAGGATTTAGAAAAAGCCAGAAAGATGCTTTAA